In a genomic window of Bicyclus anynana chromosome 5, ilBicAnyn1.1, whole genome shotgun sequence:
- the LOC112043582 gene encoding integrin alpha-4 yields the protein MFILSFWYFWILESMVMTRAFIDEKSGQIVPRPPDLQDNAFFGYSMAYQSESSSLLVSAPQQMREGKIFNMNMTSGIVKDESSFHDKLKAGALKYDYWLGAAVAVGPDYYVSCSPRYAEMIRLKNKPNVKLPGSLSLCFINRNNSLQRLRPLSDEQRKKYTTKRSERMDSFGWSIHVAPNQKDVLIGGAAMYKGRVILYDNILDIKEPKLIRRINEDNPVKYNFGYSITSGNFFSDKATVYAISTTYGEMGYGKVYFFDTKLNHIDSINDDNLGSMFGAALCSAILRDPVLLVGAPAYADNKHNYDVGAVYIYAAASGSNRMKLKRIIKGSTSGGFFGHSIVSLGDMDDDGNDEIAIAAPYEDDGKGAVYIYSGVGILDGKLKKRIQYKNVNSFGYSLAVLRSATENNGLAIGAIEDNTIVMYKGIASITVDLYGFIDKTTKNEIQTEIEIKPCVHITYPKKPVEVIADLKIMIKVTDQFCRLNKDSIPYTIQVRGRNDTQFCLENIKANCPAETKSKLKISYELTAFLSEEHGPSKVLLSERSRLSFQADEYWPCEVDNCRAKLKAEINSSIPQPYVVGSSNAEEVSLKVLNSGDTAYSSCAEVIVQNAHVSRLPPDCTIRAASDTLLCKPKRPILKDHEWMIGSLSLEPRQDLKSMQEYDMTVKCVIYYDCNIPKDNETSIAKYKLIGDTKNIHIKGQSNPEGDVDVTPGILLTEGKSFEHLYSIENKGTTNWNGMQIQIILEYVPYIGYSEVPIKIYTAASYIECPIEKTQIDNRITATCDVGDLLRSEKTSVIISMNIIPNTLELDENKPNVTVTTTLNVLGIQKSLSQQTLVKLQVANVPTWVIALATIIGLVLVSLIAFALYHFGFLKRKNKKRLTALKADVYRQSVRRSMIRDSMRAVARRKSTDDLPFLPTAEEDCPEREMTIDEKLQRE from the exons atgtttattt TGTCATTTTGGTATTTTTGGATTTTGGAGTCGATGGTAATGACTCGAGCCTTTATCGATGAGAAATCAGGGCAGATTGTACCACGCCCGCCAGATTTGCAGGATAATGCATTTTTTGGATACAGTATGGCCTATCAATCTGAGAGTTCAAG cTTGCTAGTCAGTGCACCTCAACAGATGCGGGAAGGCAAAATATTCAACATGAATATGACCAGCGGAATCGTGAAGGATGAATCAAGTTTCCATGATAAActgaaag CTGGTGCCTTAAAATATGATTATTGGTTGGGTGCAGCCGTAGCTGTTGGTCCTGACTACTACGTG TCCTGTTCTCCCCGATACGCTGAAATGATAAGATTAAAAAACAAGCCGAATG ttaAACTCCCTGGATCTTTAAGCCTTTGCTTTATAAATCGGAATAACAGTTTGCAACGCCTTCGACCGTTGTCCGATgaacagagaaaaaaatatactaccAAACGCA GTGAAAGAATGGACTCTTTTGGTTGGAGTATCCACGTAGCTCCTAATCAGAAGGATGTTCTCATTGGCGGAGCCGCTATGTATAAAG gtCGAGTTATTCTTTATGACAATATTTTGGATATAAAGGAACCAAAATTAATTAGACGAATAAATGAGGACAATCCAGTGAAATATAACTTCG GTTATAGTATAACGAGTGGTAATTTCTTCTCTGACAAGGCCACTGTCTACGCAATCAGCACCACCTATGGTGAAATGGGCTATGGGAAG GTATATTTTTTCGACACAAAACTTAATCATATAGATTCAATCAACGATGACAATTTGGGCTCGATGTTCGGCGCTGCGCTGTGCTCAGCCATATTGCGAGACCCGGTTTTGCTCGTGGGTGCGCCCGCGTACGCTGACAACAAACACAACTATGACGTAGGAGCAGTGTATATCTACGCTGCTGCATCCGGCTCAAAT CGCATGAAATTGAAGAGAATAATAAAAGGTTCAACGAGCGGTGGGTTTTTTGGACACAGTATAGTCAGTCTTGGAGACATGGATGATGACGGTAACGACG AAATAGCAATAGCTGCCCCTTATGAGGATGATGGCAAAGGCGCTGTGTACATATACTCAGGAGTTGGCATTTTGGATGGTAAATTGAAGAAAAGgattcaatataaaaatgtcAACAGTTTTGGATACAGCCTGGCAGTTTTGCGTAGTGCTACAGAAAATAATG GATTGGCGATCGGAGCAATCGAAGATAATACTATTGTTATGTACAAAGGAATAGCGTCGATCACCGTAGATTTATATGGCTTTATAGATAAAACAACCAAG AATGAAATTCAAACGGAGATTGAAATAAAGCCTTGTGTCCATATTACATATCCGAAGAAACCAGTTGAAGTTATAGCAG atttaaaaattatgattaaaGTCACGGATCAGTTTTGTAGGTTAAACAAAGATTCTATACCCTATACAATACAAGTAAGAGGAAGAAATGATACCCAGTTTTGTCTAGAAAATATAAAGGCAAACTGTCCTGCTGag acaaaaagtaaactaaaaatCTCGTACGAGTTAACTGCGTTTTTGTCAGAGGAGCACGGCCCTTCAAAAGTGTTGCTGAGTGAACGTAGTCGATTGTCCTTCCAAGCAGACGAGTACTGGCCTTGCGAAGTAGATAATTGTAGAGCAAAGCTGAAAGCAGAAATAAACTCTTCAATACC ACAGCCATACGTCGTGGGTTCTTCAAACGCAGAGGAAGTTTCACTGAAAGTTCTCAACTCAGGCGATACGGCGTACAGCTCTTGTGCTGAAGTGATTGTGCAGAACGCTCATGTGTCTCGGCTCCCTCCAGATTGCACCATTAGAGCTGCCTCCGATACATTGCTATGTAAACCTAAACGACCAATTTTGAAGGATCACGAATGG ATGATAGGTAGCTTATCATTGGAACCACGGCAAGATCTAAAAAGCATGCAGGAATATGATATGACCGTAAAATGCGTTATATATTACGATTGCAACATCCCAAAAGATAATGAGACATCCATAGCTAAATACAAGTTAATAGGAGACACTAAGAATATACATATCAAAGG ACAGTCAAACCCGGAAGGTGATGTTGATGTCACTCCTGGCATTCTACTCACGGAGGGAAAATCTTTTGAACATTTATATTCG ATCGAGAACAAAGGCACGACGAACTGGAACGGCATGCAAATTCAGATCATTCTGGAATATGTGCCATACATAGGATACTCAGAAGTTCCTATCAAA ATCTACACAGCTGCATCGTACATTGAGTGCCCTATCGAGAAGACGCAAATCGATAACAGAATCACTGCCACCTGCGATGTGGGTGACCTGCTGAGATCAGAGAAAACTTCGGTCATAATTTCAATGAACATCATACCAAATACCTTAG AACTAGACGAAAACAAGCCCAACGTCACAGTTACCACCACTCTTAACGTGTTAGGTATCCAAAAATCTTTAAG CCAACAAACGCTGGTGAAGTTACAAGTAGCAAATGTGCCTACATGGGTAATCGCCTTGGCCACCATCATTGGTTTAGTGCTAGTTTCACTAATAGCCTTTGCTCTTTATCAC TTtggatttcttaaaagaaagaataaaaagaGACTTACTGCACTGAAGGCAGATGTCTACCGACAGAGTGTT CGTCGTTCAATGATTAGAGACAGCATGAGAGCGGTAGCAAGGAGAAAGAGTACGGACGACCTTCCCTTCCTGCCGACTGCTGAGGAGGATTGTCCAGAGAGGGAAATGACTATCGACGAGAAACTACAAAGAGAATAa